In the Victivallis sp. Marseille-Q1083 genome, one interval contains:
- a CDS encoding zinc-binding dehydrogenase, translating into MSEKGKVAMLVAPGKFEIREYPLPPIGDDEMLLKVEGCGICGTDGHEYKRDPFGLCPVVLGHEGSGAIVKLGKNITADSAGVPVKLGDKIVTCIIPCGKCNACKNTPARTNLCENCGVYGLFPDDDIHFNGYFGEYLVIRPGSTFFNVTGMTLDQRMLVEPAAVAVHAVERAKSTGLLKFNTVVLIQGCGPIGLMVMAVLRTMGIETILATDGNDSRLEWAKRMGASQTFNFTQYPDFPALLADVKAATDGLGAEFVFQCTGVGKAGGNAWKLVRRGGGLCEVGFFMDGGDCTINHHYDLCNKEISAVGSWVYSPQDYPTTFAFLKRAAGIGLPVEELVTHKFPLSQITEALETNVQMKGIKVAVIVE; encoded by the coding sequence ATGTCGGAAAAAGGAAAAGTGGCAATGCTGGTCGCTCCCGGTAAGTTTGAAATCCGGGAATATCCGCTCCCGCCGATCGGCGACGACGAGATGCTGCTCAAAGTCGAAGGATGCGGGATTTGCGGCACGGACGGACACGAATACAAGCGCGATCCCTTCGGACTCTGTCCGGTGGTGCTCGGCCATGAAGGTTCCGGCGCCATCGTCAAACTGGGGAAAAATATCACCGCCGATTCCGCTGGCGTGCCGGTCAAACTCGGCGACAAGATCGTCACCTGCATCATTCCGTGCGGCAAATGCAACGCCTGCAAAAATACGCCGGCTCGCACCAATCTGTGCGAAAACTGCGGCGTTTACGGCCTGTTTCCGGACGACGACATCCACTTCAACGGTTATTTCGGCGAATATTTGGTCATCCGCCCCGGCTCGACCTTTTTCAATGTCACCGGCATGACGCTGGACCAGCGCATGCTGGTGGAACCGGCCGCCGTGGCAGTTCACGCCGTCGAACGCGCCAAGAGCACCGGATTGTTGAAATTCAACACTGTCGTGCTGATCCAGGGCTGCGGACCGATCGGCCTGATGGTCATGGCGGTATTGCGGACGATGGGCATCGAAACCATCCTGGCCACCGACGGCAACGACAGCCGGCTGGAATGGGCCAAACGGATGGGGGCCAGTCAGACCTTCAACTTCACCCAGTACCCGGATTTCCCGGCGCTGCTGGCCGATGTCAAGGCCGCCACCGACGGTCTGGGCGCCGAATTCGTCTTCCAGTGCACCGGCGTCGGCAAGGCCGGCGGCAACGCCTGGAAACTGGTGCGGCGCGGCGGCGGCCTGTGCGAAGTCGGCTTCTTCATGGACGGCGGCGACTGCACGATCAACCACCATTATGACCTGTGCAACAAGGAAATTTCGGCGGTCGGCAGTTGGGTCTACTCGCCGCAGGATTATCCGACCACCTTCGCCTTCCTGAAACGGGCGGCCGGCATCGGTCTGCCGGTGGAAGAACTGGTCACCCATAAATTCCCGCTGTCCCAGATCACCGAAGCGCTGGAAACCAACGTGCAGATGAAGGGCATCAAGGTGGCGGTCATCGTCGAATGA
- a CDS encoding efflux RND transporter periplasmic adaptor subunit produces MMKRANLVQLTLAGLVLGAGSLQAADKATEKTPAAQSQEIPAVTVSEVTELDRTEPKRYVGVIRAIEEVSIPARISGWIEKINFTEGSMVKKGDLLFELEDTTYQANVLSAKAILAQAEAEFDYAQSEFDRKSGLYEKNAVAKTEQENASRLVKSTKAKIEEAKAALIQAENELSYTKIYAPITGRIGKRTYSEGNYVTPQSAELADIVQIDPIHVSFSISERDFLDSFNKAQASTTESVITIVPANHEEFKGDIKIDFIDNRVDKATGTITIYLECTNPDERLVPGGFVTVKLADKFAEPVPAINVTAVMTDQKSNYVYVVDADNIVERRDIKLGNVVEGMQLVTSGLKVGEQVVIDGVHKAAPGSKVNPVPVAQPTQQ; encoded by the coding sequence ATGATGAAACGAGCGAATCTTGTGCAATTAACTCTCGCCGGACTGGTATTGGGCGCCGGTTCCCTCCAGGCGGCAGACAAAGCAACGGAAAAAACGCCGGCGGCGCAGTCGCAGGAAATACCGGCGGTAACCGTCTCAGAGGTCACCGAACTGGACCGGACGGAGCCGAAACGTTACGTCGGCGTCATCCGGGCAATCGAAGAAGTCTCCATCCCGGCCCGTATTTCCGGCTGGATTGAAAAAATCAATTTCACCGAAGGCAGCATGGTCAAAAAAGGCGATCTGCTGTTCGAGCTGGAAGATACCACCTATCAGGCCAACGTTTTGTCGGCCAAAGCGATTCTCGCCCAGGCCGAAGCGGAATTCGATTACGCCCAGAGCGAATTCGACCGGAAATCCGGACTGTATGAAAAAAACGCCGTCGCCAAAACCGAACAGGAAAATGCCTCCCGGCTGGTGAAATCGACCAAAGCGAAAATCGAAGAGGCCAAGGCGGCCTTGATACAGGCCGAAAACGAGTTGTCCTACACCAAGATCTATGCGCCGATCACCGGCCGGATCGGCAAGCGCACCTATAGCGAAGGCAATTACGTGACGCCGCAGAGCGCGGAACTGGCCGACATCGTCCAGATCGATCCGATCCACGTCAGTTTCTCGATCAGTGAACGTGATTTCCTGGACAGCTTCAACAAAGCCCAGGCCAGCACCACCGAATCGGTCATCACCATCGTGCCGGCCAACCACGAAGAATTCAAAGGCGACATCAAAATCGATTTCATCGACAACCGGGTCGACAAGGCGACCGGGACGATCACCATCTACCTGGAATGCACCAATCCGGACGAGCGGCTGGTGCCCGGCGGTTTCGTCACCGTGAAGCTGGCGGATAAATTCGCCGAGCCGGTTCCGGCGATCAACGTCACCGCCGTCATGACCGACCAGAAGAGCAATTACGTTTACGTCGTCGACGCCGACAATATCGTCGAACGCCGCGACATCAAACTGGGTAATGTCGTCGAAGGCATGCAACTGGTCACTTCCGGTTTGAAAGTGGGCGAGCAAGTCGTCATCGACGGCGTCCACAAGGCTGCTCCCGGCAGCAAGGTCAATCCGGTTCCGGTGGCCCAGCCGACTCAACAGTAA
- a CDS encoding efflux RND transporter permease subunit, with protein MISKVFIDRPKFAIVISVVMVLAGTICLFKMPVAEYPEVAPPTIVVNASYPGASAQVIADTVAAPIESEINGVEDLIYYSSQSDNSGNYSLSITFKSGIDSDMAQVNVQNAIQRAEPSLPQEVKALGVNVYKRSGDILGMLAFTSENGKLSKLFMSNYVSMNVKDALARIDGVSQAVIWGELNYSMRLWLDPLRMTALGVTHEDVKNAISTQNIQAAAGAVGTEESSEFMQYKLNAEGRLKEVGDFEQIIVKSGSDGRQIRLSDIARIELGAETYNGTNYFNGEPCVMMALFRNNDANAVAVIDNIKSEMAKLAQNFPEGLSWHLGYDSTEFVRITMEEIVVTLILTFVLVVAITYIFLQDWRATLIPSITIPVSLLGTFIFLYPMGFSANVLTMFALILVIGSVVDDAIVVVENCMRLIEEEHLSPYEAAVKGMGQITGAVIATTLVILAIYAPVAFYGGMVGTIYKQFAVTMCIALVLSSVNALTLSPALCAIVLRPQKQARGPFKWFNIGLNFSRDGYVSLSGILVRRGLLTAILFAGVLYLNYHLFNKVPTSFLPDEDKGAIFCDVQLAPGSTLYRTGQALGKISGIIRGIDGVKDMLVISGHSMTAGSGENVGMVIVVLKDWSERKTPELQVKYIQQQIMQKCATIPEANVRAFLPPAIIGLGATGGVSFALQATGDQTPQELAQAVRSLIGQIMATGKAVYATSSFEANTPQLELVIDRAKAEALNIPVSRIFGTLQSQLAAYYINDFNLNGYTFQVKMQADSDYRKNINMIEQLNVQTDAGQMVPLSTIAQLKWITGPRQIERFNQFSSASMNTQSLPSVSSGEMMNTVQQLVNDTLPKDYQISWTDMSYQEQNNQGQIIYLMALALIFGYLFLVAQYESWTVPISVILSVAVATLGAMVALLVTDMPLSIYCQLGLIMLIGLASKNAILMVEFSKQEREAGRTIEEAALNGARTRFRAVMMTALSFVIGVFPMVIASGAGAGSRRAIGVTTFWGMVAATAVGIFFIPALYAFFQRGREALQRLRGTHPDGKTQR; from the coding sequence ATGATTTCAAAAGTTTTCATCGACCGGCCGAAATTCGCCATCGTCATCTCGGTGGTGATGGTGCTGGCCGGAACGATCTGCCTCTTTAAAATGCCGGTGGCGGAATACCCGGAAGTCGCCCCGCCGACCATCGTGGTCAACGCCAGCTATCCCGGCGCCAGCGCGCAGGTCATCGCCGACACGGTGGCCGCGCCGATCGAATCGGAGATCAACGGCGTCGAAGATTTGATCTATTACTCGTCGCAGTCGGACAACTCCGGGAACTATTCGCTGTCGATCACCTTCAAATCGGGCATCGACAGCGACATGGCCCAGGTGAATGTGCAGAATGCCATTCAGCGGGCGGAGCCGTCGCTGCCGCAGGAGGTCAAGGCGCTCGGCGTCAACGTCTACAAGCGTTCCGGCGACATCCTCGGCATGCTGGCTTTCACCAGCGAAAACGGCAAACTCTCCAAGCTCTTCATGAGCAATTACGTCAGTATGAACGTCAAAGACGCCCTCGCCCGTATCGACGGCGTCAGCCAGGCGGTCATCTGGGGCGAACTCAACTACAGTATGCGCCTCTGGCTGGACCCGCTGCGGATGACGGCGCTCGGCGTCACCCATGAGGATGTCAAAAACGCGATCAGCACGCAGAATATCCAGGCGGCGGCCGGCGCGGTCGGCACCGAAGAGAGCAGCGAGTTCATGCAGTACAAGCTCAACGCCGAAGGACGTTTGAAGGAGGTCGGCGACTTTGAGCAGATCATCGTCAAATCCGGCAGCGACGGCCGGCAGATCCGTTTGAGCGACATCGCCCGCATCGAGCTGGGCGCCGAAACCTATAACGGCACCAACTATTTCAACGGCGAACCCTGCGTCATGATGGCGCTGTTCCGCAACAACGATGCCAACGCGGTGGCGGTCATCGACAACATCAAGTCCGAAATGGCCAAGCTCGCCCAGAATTTTCCGGAGGGGCTCTCCTGGCATCTCGGCTACGACTCGACCGAATTCGTCCGGATCACGATGGAGGAAATCGTCGTCACGCTGATCCTGACCTTCGTGCTGGTCGTGGCGATCACCTACATCTTCCTGCAGGACTGGCGCGCCACGCTGATTCCGTCGATCACCATCCCGGTTTCGCTGCTCGGCACGTTCATCTTCCTCTATCCGATGGGTTTCAGCGCCAACGTGCTGACGATGTTCGCCCTGATCCTGGTCATCGGTTCGGTGGTCGACGACGCCATCGTCGTCGTCGAGAACTGCATGCGACTGATCGAAGAAGAACACCTGTCGCCTTACGAGGCGGCGGTCAAGGGCATGGGCCAGATCACCGGCGCGGTCATCGCGACGACATTGGTGATCCTGGCGATCTACGCGCCGGTCGCTTTCTACGGCGGCATGGTCGGCACTATTTACAAGCAGTTCGCCGTCACGATGTGTATCGCCCTGGTGCTGTCGTCGGTCAACGCCCTGACATTGAGTCCGGCCCTGTGCGCCATCGTGCTGCGTCCGCAGAAGCAGGCCCGCGGACCGTTCAAATGGTTCAACATCGGGCTGAATTTTTCGCGGGACGGTTACGTGTCGCTCTCCGGCATTCTGGTGCGCCGCGGCCTGTTGACGGCCATCCTGTTCGCCGGCGTGCTCTACCTGAATTATCATCTGTTCAACAAAGTGCCGACCTCCTTCCTGCCAGACGAGGACAAAGGCGCCATCTTCTGCGATGTGCAACTGGCGCCGGGCTCCACGCTGTACCGGACCGGCCAGGCGCTCGGTAAAATTTCCGGCATCATCCGCGGCATCGACGGCGTCAAGGACATGCTGGTCATCTCCGGCCACAGCATGACCGCCGGCAGCGGTGAAAATGTCGGCATGGTCATCGTCGTCCTGAAGGACTGGAGCGAACGGAAAACGCCGGAGCTGCAGGTCAAATACATCCAGCAGCAGATCATGCAGAAGTGCGCGACCATTCCGGAAGCCAACGTCCGGGCCTTCCTGCCGCCGGCTATCATCGGGCTGGGCGCCACCGGCGGCGTCAGCTTTGCGCTGCAGGCCACCGGCGACCAAACGCCGCAGGAACTGGCGCAGGCGGTGCGCAGTCTGATCGGCCAGATCATGGCCACCGGCAAGGCGGTTTACGCCACCAGTTCGTTCGAAGCCAATACGCCGCAGTTGGAGCTGGTGATCGACCGGGCCAAAGCGGAAGCGCTGAACATTCCGGTCAGCCGGATTTTCGGCACCCTGCAGAGTCAGCTGGCGGCTTATTACATCAACGATTTCAACCTGAACGGTTATACCTTTCAGGTCAAGATGCAGGCGGACAGCGATTACCGCAAAAACATCAACATGATCGAACAGTTGAACGTCCAGACCGATGCCGGCCAGATGGTGCCGTTGAGCACCATCGCCCAATTGAAATGGATCACCGGCCCGCGCCAGATCGAACGTTTCAACCAGTTTTCGTCGGCCAGCATGAACACGCAGAGCCTGCCGTCGGTCAGTTCCGGCGAAATGATGAATACAGTCCAGCAACTGGTCAACGACACCCTGCCGAAGGATTACCAGATCAGCTGGACCGACATGAGCTACCAGGAGCAGAACAATCAGGGGCAGATCATCTACCTGATGGCGCTGGCGCTGATCTTCGGCTATCTCTTCCTGGTCGCGCAATACGAAAGCTGGACCGTGCCGATTTCGGTAATTCTGTCGGTCGCGGTGGCGACGCTCGGCGCCATGGTGGCGCTGCTGGTCACCGATATGCCGTTGAGCATCTACTGCCAGCTCGGCTTGATCATGCTGATCGGCCTGGCCAGCAAGAATGCGATCCTGATGGTGGAATTCTCCAAACAGGAACGGGAAGCCGGCCGGACCATCGAAGAGGCGGCGCTGAACGGCGCCCGCACCCGGTTCCGGGCGGTGATGATGACCGCGCTCTCGTTCGTCATCGGCGTGTTCCCGATGGTGATCGCCAGCGGCGCCGGTGCCGGCAGCCGGCGGGCGATCGGCGTGACGACTTTCTGGGGCATGGTCGCGGCCACCGCAGTCGGCATCTTCTTCATCCCGGCGTTGTACGCGTTCTTCCAGCGCGGCCGGGAAGCGCTGCAGCGGCTGCGCGGCACGCATCCGGACGGCAAAACGCAGCGGTAG